The Gloeobacter morelensis MG652769 genome contains the following window.
AACAGCGCTAAGTGGGCCACTTCCTCGGGCTCGGCGATGCGGCCGGTGGGGTGCATCGCGGCCAGTTGCCGCAGCGACGCTTCGTTGCCTGCGAAACCGGCCAGCAGCATCGGCGTGGCCGTCGCTGCCGGGCTGATGGCGTTGACGCGCACCCGCCCTCCGAGGTCCACCGCCATCGCTTGGGTGAGCCCGACCAAGGCCGCCTTGCTGGTGGCATAGCAGACAAAACCCGGCTTGGTGGCCCGGGCGTGGACGCTGGCGATGTTGATCACCGAGCCGCAGGCCCGCTCCAATTCTTGGAGCAGGCCCTGCGCCAACAAAAATGGCCCGATCAGATTGGTCTGGAGCGTCCGATGCCAGTGGGAGGCAGTAATCTGTTCGGTTCTTCCCAGGATCTGCACGGCGGCATTGTTGATTAGGGCACTAAGCGGCTGGTCCCCGAGCACCTCGCGCACTTTCTGGAGTACCCCGGCGCGATAGTCCTCATCCTGGCACACTCGCATCACGTCGAAGCGCACGAAAGCATCGCAGGGACAGCGGGCCTCGGAGCAGTCGGAGGCAATCACTTTGTAGTCCGCCTCCAAAAAGACCCGGCACAGGGCCTGGCCGATACCGCCGTTGGCACCGGTAATCAAGACGGCGGGCACTGGCGTCTCTCTAAAAAACCGAACAGCAGCGCCATCGCCTTGAAGCTCGCGCGATCGACCGCGTCGGCGGTGTTCGAGGCGTTGTGGGAGCCGAAGATGCAGCGCTCGTAAGCGCGCAGGGGCGAATCGGCCGCGAGCGGTTCGCCTTCGAACACATCGAGGGCGGCCGAATGCACCCGGCCACTGGCGAGGGCCGCGATCAACGCCTGCTCGTCGATGAGCGGTCCGCGGGCGACATTGACGACGCGCACACCGGGTTTGATCGACCCAAACGCTGCACTACCCAGCATGTGGCGGTTTTCGGGGGTGAGCGCGCAGGTAAAGACGATAAAATCGGCCTCGCCGAGGCGCTCGGGCCACCCGGCCGGCTCGACTTGTTCAAGGCCCGACACCGGCGCATAGCGCGGGTCGTAGGCGATGACGCGCATCTCGGCTGCCACAAGACGGCGGGCGGTTGCTTTACCGATATCTCCAAACCCGACCAGAGCGACGATTTTGTCCGCCAGTGAGATGCCGCAGGGCTTCGGCCAACCACCGGCGCGCACCGCGCGGTCGATCGTAAACGTCTCGCGCGCCAGGGCCGTTACATAGGAAACGGCCACATCCGCCACTTCGGCCCCGAACATCGCCGGGGTGTTGGCAATCGGGATGCCCAGATCGTGGGCGGCGGCAAAATCGACGTTGTCGACCCCCACCCCCCACTTGACCGCCGCCTTGAGCCGCCCGCGCACGCCGGCTTCGAAGACTGCCCGCGTCGCCGGGTCGTCGCCGATAATCCAGCCGTCGAAGCCGGGCAACAGTTCTATCAATTCGGCCACCGAGAGCGTCTGCACCACCGGCGGGCAGTGCACCTCGGCCCCGCGCGCTTCGAAGTGGTCTTTAAAGTGCTCGATGCGCCGCAGCATCGGCGGGCAGGTGAGCAGGACGCGCATTTTAGACAAGGGCAGGGTACAGGGTGCGGGCGATCATCTCGGCAATGTCCCAGCCTTCTTGATCGTCGATGTCGGCAGACTCGCGCCGGGGCGTCTCGAACATGGTCGGCCGTTTGCCGATGCGCGAGCGGGTGGCGGCGAAACTCTCGGCGCTGAAGATATAGAGATTGGAATTTTCCTCGAACCAGGGTTCCAGATCCTGGGTGCGCAGGAGTTTATCCGGATCGTGGTTGACGGGGCTGCCGTCGGCCCGGTAAAAGCGCGTCTGGAAGCGATTGACCGCAAAGAGTGAATCGGCGCGACCGGCGGCTTTGGCTTGCTGGTAGGCGGTAAGTGCCCCCCGAATGGTCTGGGCGCTCAACAGCGGGTTGGTCGTGTGGGTCATCAGGTAGACGTCGGCGGGCACGTTCGCGACATCGTCTTCAAGCACCAGGTTCATGCTCACAAAATCGCCGCAGATTTCGGCTTTGCGATCGCGAATCAGGACGCGCCGGGAGTCCACCAGACCGTGGTCGGCCAGGATCGCCCGCGCGTCGGTGTTGATGACCACCCGGTCCACTTCCGGCATCGACAAGAGCGTATCGAGGATCCAGCGAAACAAAGGCTTGCCGTTGAAAGCCCGGAAGTTTTTGCCCGTCACCCGGGCGCTATGGGCTTTCATGGGTAGCAGAGCGACGATCGGCGCGGTTGGCGATGGCGGCATGGTTCTCTCCTGGAGGGGCAGTTGCCGCCGGTCTTGAACCGGCGGGCTTGCCTGGATAAAAATAGCGTTCTTTTTTGGCTTTGGAGAGCTTTTGGTGCTCGTGGTTGCCGCGGTAGGAGCCCCAGAACTGCATCAGGCGGAACATAAAAATCTCGCCGGCGAGAGAACCCAGTCGCCCCTGCACCAGGGCGCGGGTGCCATCGAGCCACAGAGCGCTCAACAAATACCGACCAAAATCAAAAAAACTGATGTGCACCTCCGGCAGGATGTGCTGCAGGGCAATCGCCTCGCGCTCGTAGCGCCTGCGCACCTGCGTCCACGATTCGTGGTGGTGATGGACCACCGCCGCCTCCGCCGCGTAGCCGACGCGCAATCCGGCCGTATGCAGGCGTTTGGCCAGGTCCATATCCTCCAGGCCGGTGAGCGCTTCGTCGAAGCGGTATTGCTGCCAGACAGAGGCCAGCAGGGCGGCATTGGCGTTGTTGCAGAAAAATCCTTCCTGGGGAAAGCAGCTGGTGGAGGCAAAGAACTTGGCAAACAGCTGGTGTTCACTGAAGCGGGTCGATTCGCCTCCTACCTGGCGACCGTAGCACAGGGGCATCTGCTCGCTGAGCGGAGCCACCAGGTGGGAAAGCCAGCGCTCGTGCACAGGGATGCAGTGGCCGCTCACGAAAACCAGCACCCGGCCACGGGCGGCGGCGCAGCCGATGTTGAGGGAACGGCCGAAGGAAAAATCGACTTTAGGAATAAACTCCAACCGACAGCCGTGGGCGCGGGCGATGGCGACGGTGTCGTCGGTCGAGCCTGAATCGACCACAATCACCTCGCAGGTGAATCCGTCGGTGTGTTGAGAGGCAATCGCTTCAAGCAGCCTGGGCAGATAACGCTCTTCGTTGAAGGTGCGGACAATGACACTCACCAGCATGGGCTTTCCCGACGAAAAAGCGACATCGCAGTAGAAGGTTGAAGCAGTGCGCAATTGGAGATTCCCTGAACTGCCTACCAGGACAGCAATAGAGGACAATTCCGAGCCTAAATGGCCGCCAGGCGAGGTGAAGCACTCTCAAGCCTTGGGGAGCAAAGGGGACGCAACCAGGACAACGACAGGTACCGGCTCAGCCTTGCACGTGTTTGAGTCAGGTTTTTCTGACTATCCCGAAATCCGTCCACAAGCATTGTTACAGATTTTGCGCAAACGTCATCATCCGTCGGCGCGATTGATCCGGAGTTGCTCAGCAGCGAGGCCGACACAGAACCCTGCCGGGAAGGAGCGAGGCGAAGGGCTCTCAAGCTCTCGACGGCGATGCAGACGCCGCCCACACCCGCCAGGTTCACAAGCGGGGAAAAATCGACAGAAGCCCGGTGTCGATGCGCTAGCATGACGTGCGATGTCAGGGAAGATGCCAATGCGCGTTCTGATTACAGGGGGGGCAGGGTTTATCGGATCGCACCTGTGCGATCGGTTGGTCAAGGCCGGAGACGAAGTGATTTGCCTGGACAATTACTTTACCGGGACGCGTACCAATATCGCCCACCTGCGCGATTGCCCCAATTTTGAATTTATCCGCCACGACGTCACCGAACCGATTCGTCTGGAGGTGGACCGGGTGTACCATCTGGCCTGTCCGGCTTCTCCCATCCACTACCAGTACAACCCGGTCAAGACGGTCAAGACCAGCGTGCTGGGGACCCTCAATATGCTGGGCCTCGCGAAGCGGGTCAAGGCGCGCATTTTGCTCGCTTCGACCTCCGAGGTCTACGGCGACCCGCTGGTACACCCACAGAACGAAGATTATTGGGGAAATGTCAACCCCGTGGGCATCCGCAGCTGCTACGACGAATCAAAGCGCCTTGCGGAGACCCTGATGATGGATTATCACCGCCAGAACCACGTCGACATCCGGATTATCCGCATCTTCAACACCTACGGCCCCCGCATGAACGAGGGGGACGGGCGGGTGGTCAGCAACTTTTTGTTCCAGGCGCTGCGCGGCGAGGCGCTGACTATCTATGGCGAAGGCAAACAGACCCGCAGCTTTTGCTACATCGACGATCTGGTGGAGGGGATGATCCGCCTGATGAACAGCGACTATATCGGCCCGATGAACGTCGGCAATCCGGACGAATTTACGATCCTGGAACTGGCCGATCAGGTGCGCTCCTTGATCGACCCGCAACTGCCGGTGCTCTTCAACCCGCTACCGTCGGACGACCCGCGCCAGCGCTGCCCCGACATCGGCCGGGCGCGGCGGATTTTGGGCTGGCAGCCGACGGTGGCCCTGGGCGAGGGGCTCGCGCGCACAGCGGCGGATTTTCGCGCCCGGCTGATGCAGCATGCGTGAACCGCTGCCCCCGGCCTTTGAGCATTTGAGCCTGGCGGAGCGCATCTTTGCGACGCTGGCGCTCATCGAGCGCCGGGGCTTCTGCGTCGAGTTGGGCTGCCTGGCGGAGTGGCTGGTGGGCGGAGCGGTGGCGGCGGGCGAACTGCGCGCCGCCGTCGAGCGCACCGAGGGCCTGCACATCAGTGGCGACCTGGTGCACACCGACCGGCTCGATCCGACTGCGGTGCGCCGCACCCTGGAGCGCCAGCAGGCCCACCCGGAGGCTGCCCGTCGCTGGTGGTCCACTGTCGAAGCGTACGTCGAACAGTTGGTGTCGCACTGTCCACAGATCCGCTGCGTGGCGCTGGCAGGCTCGATGGCCGCGGGCGGCTTCGTCGAGACCGACGATGTCGATTTCAATTTGTTTGTCGAGGACGACACCCGCTACACCACCTATCTGCAGGCAAACGTGATCGCCCTGGGTTTTAGCGCCCGCCACCGCAGGCGGCCCACCGACGCCCACACCCGTCGGCCGTTTTTGCCCAAGCTCATGAGTATCAACGTCATCTGGGCCGAAGCTGAAGTGCGTCCGTTTGTGCGCCAGGACGGGGCGATGGCGCTGGAGCTGTTTTTGAGCCGACCGCTGTGGGGGGACAACTACTACCGCAGTGTGCTGGGTTGCAACCGCTGGCTCGATGGCTATTTTCCGCAATTTGGGGCGGCGGATTTTTTGTGCCCGGCCGCCCGGT
Protein-coding sequences here:
- a CDS encoding SDR family NAD(P)-dependent oxidoreductase — translated: MPAVLITGANGGIGQALCRVFLEADYKVIASDCSEARCPCDAFVRFDVMRVCQDEDYRAGVLQKVREVLGDQPLSALINNAAVQILGRTEQITASHWHRTLQTNLIGPFLLAQGLLQELERACGSVINIASVHARATKPGFVCYATSKAALVGLTQAMAVDLGGRVRVNAISPAATATPMLLAGFAGNEASLRQLAAMHPTGRIAEPEEVAHLALFLASGRAGSITGASLAIDGGIAVRLHDPE
- a CDS encoding phosphoglycerate dehydrogenase encodes the protein MRVLLTCPPMLRRIEHFKDHFEARGAEVHCPPVVQTLSVAELIELLPGFDGWIIGDDPATRAVFEAGVRGRLKAAVKWGVGVDNVDFAAAHDLGIPIANTPAMFGAEVADVAVSYVTALARETFTIDRAVRAGGWPKPCGISLADKIVALVGFGDIGKATARRLVAAEMRVIAYDPRYAPVSGLEQVEPAGWPERLGEADFIVFTCALTPENRHMLGSAAFGSIKPGVRVVNVARGPLIDEQALIAALASGRVHSAALDVFEGEPLAADSPLRAYERCIFGSHNASNTADAVDRASFKAMALLFGFLERRQCPPS
- a CDS encoding acylneuraminate cytidylyltransferase family protein: MPPSPTAPIVALLPMKAHSARVTGKNFRAFNGKPLFRWILDTLLSMPEVDRVVINTDARAILADHGLVDSRRVLIRDRKAEICGDFVSMNLVLEDDVANVPADVYLMTHTTNPLLSAQTIRGALTAYQQAKAAGRADSLFAVNRFQTRFYRADGSPVNHDPDKLLRTQDLEPWFEENSNLYIFSAESFAATRSRIGKRPTMFETPRRESADIDDQEGWDIAEMIARTLYPALV
- a CDS encoding glycosyltransferase family 2 protein — translated: MRTASTFYCDVAFSSGKPMLVSVIVRTFNEERYLPRLLEAIASQHTDGFTCEVIVVDSGSTDDTVAIARAHGCRLEFIPKVDFSFGRSLNIGCAAARGRVLVFVSGHCIPVHERWLSHLVAPLSEQMPLCYGRQVGGESTRFSEHQLFAKFFASTSCFPQEGFFCNNANAALLASVWQQYRFDEALTGLEDMDLAKRLHTAGLRVGYAAEAAVVHHHHESWTQVRRRYEREAIALQHILPEVHISFFDFGRYLLSALWLDGTRALVQGRLGSLAGEIFMFRLMQFWGSYRGNHEHQKLSKAKKERYFYPGKPAGSRPAATAPPGENHAAIANRADRRSATHESP
- a CDS encoding UDP-glucuronic acid decarboxylase family protein, producing the protein MRVLITGGAGFIGSHLCDRLVKAGDEVICLDNYFTGTRTNIAHLRDCPNFEFIRHDVTEPIRLEVDRVYHLACPASPIHYQYNPVKTVKTSVLGTLNMLGLAKRVKARILLASTSEVYGDPLVHPQNEDYWGNVNPVGIRSCYDESKRLAETLMMDYHRQNHVDIRIIRIFNTYGPRMNEGDGRVVSNFLFQALRGEALTIYGEGKQTRSFCYIDDLVEGMIRLMNSDYIGPMNVGNPDEFTILELADQVRSLIDPQLPVLFNPLPSDDPRQRCPDIGRARRILGWQPTVALGEGLARTAADFRARLMQHA